One region of Tumebacillus amylolyticus genomic DNA includes:
- a CDS encoding GNAT family N-acetyltransferase codes for MTTNRESNLEISVVPANDASWDDLDAVLGSARCHGGRCYCQRFKIPASKWREVEDDERAFLLRAESNCGEPESSTTSGLVAYLDGQPVGWCAVEPRIAYPNLLKSRVPWAERDEDKSDKGVWTITCFVVRKGYRRRGITYALTRAAVDFAQKQGARAIEGYPMVTVQGEEITWGELHVGSHKAFVAAGFREVTRPTTRRVVMRLELV; via the coding sequence TTGACTACAAATAGAGAATCCAATTTGGAAATCTCGGTCGTGCCCGCCAATGATGCGTCCTGGGACGACTTGGACGCCGTGCTCGGCTCGGCTCGGTGCCACGGGGGACGGTGCTATTGCCAGAGGTTCAAAATCCCTGCTTCGAAGTGGCGCGAGGTGGAAGATGACGAGCGTGCCTTCTTGCTTCGCGCAGAGAGCAATTGCGGGGAGCCGGAGTCGAGCACAACCAGCGGACTTGTCGCGTACCTGGACGGTCAACCGGTCGGATGGTGTGCGGTTGAGCCCAGGATCGCCTACCCCAATCTACTGAAGAGCCGAGTTCCGTGGGCGGAACGGGACGAGGACAAGTCCGACAAAGGCGTATGGACCATCACGTGCTTCGTCGTGCGCAAGGGCTATCGTCGGCGCGGGATTACTTACGCCCTCACGCGAGCTGCCGTAGACTTTGCTCAGAAGCAAGGTGCCCGTGCCATTGAAGGGTATCCGATGGTCACCGTGCAGGGAGAAGAAATCACTTGGGGTGAGCTTCATGTCGGGAGTCACAAAGCCTTTGTTGCAGCCGGTTTCCGGGAGGTAACCAGACCCACCACACGCCGAGTCGTGATGCGTCTCGAACTCGTGTAG
- a CDS encoding bifunctional transcriptional activator/DNA repair enzyme AdaA, producing the protein MATINLSFEEMWEKIIACDSAYDGLFYTAVKTTKIYCRPSCKARKPKQVNVTFYLTMPEVEAAGYRPCKRCQPERDRSPQMDLITNVMAFLVEHHKQKLVLPDIAKQTGVSPFYLERLFKQMTAETPRTYLEKIRVDKAAHLLAHSEKTNLEICYEVGFQSPSNFYRAFRRIKQCSPSEYRLMAHTNPKR; encoded by the coding sequence ATGGCGACGATCAACCTTTCCTTCGAAGAAATGTGGGAGAAAATCATCGCGTGTGACAGCGCCTACGATGGTTTGTTCTACACAGCGGTAAAAACGACAAAAATTTATTGTCGCCCTTCCTGCAAAGCCAGAAAGCCCAAACAAGTCAACGTCACCTTCTATCTCACCATGCCCGAAGTAGAAGCGGCTGGTTACCGACCTTGTAAAAGATGCCAGCCGGAGCGAGACCGCTCCCCTCAGATGGACCTGATCACAAACGTCATGGCATTCTTGGTCGAGCATCACAAACAAAAGCTGGTCTTACCAGACATCGCGAAGCAAACGGGTGTCAGTCCTTTTTATCTGGAAAGACTGTTCAAACAGATGACCGCCGAAACACCTCGTACATATTTAGAAAAAATCCGAGTCGACAAAGCGGCCCATCTTCTCGCCCACTCCGAAAAAACGAACCTCGAAATTTGCTACGAAGTGGGATTCCAAAGCCCTTCGAATTTTTATCGAGCATTTCGTAGAATCAAACAATGCTCCCCCAGTGAATATCGGCTGATGGCCCATACGAATCCGAAGAGGTAA
- a CDS encoding putative protein N(5)-glutamine methyltransferase: MTKSSIPTTLIAKLRSAGCVFAEEEAELLVSTAQTQTELDEMVDKRVAGLPLEHIVGWADFYGLRISVESGVFVPRRRTEFLASQVIQLSRQTANPVVVELCCGTGAVAAVLAASLNNVELYAADIDPAAVRCARRNIDANGHVFEGDLYDPLPATLQGRVNVLIANAPYVPTEAIELMPPEARIYEARVALDGGTDGLDIQRRVAAAAPLWLAPGGHLLVETSERQAPLTLEIFATNGLIPQVITSDELDATVVIGTKPPCDTPTN, encoded by the coding sequence ATGACTAAATCTTCTATCCCCACAACCCTAATCGCAAAACTTCGTTCCGCCGGCTGTGTCTTTGCCGAGGAGGAGGCTGAACTGCTCGTCTCCACTGCTCAGACACAGACCGAGCTCGATGAAATGGTAGACAAGCGAGTCGCCGGATTGCCCCTTGAACACATCGTCGGTTGGGCGGATTTTTACGGATTGCGAATCTCTGTGGAATCAGGAGTCTTCGTCCCCCGCCGCCGAACCGAGTTCCTCGCCAGCCAAGTGATCCAACTCTCCCGCCAAACTGCCAACCCTGTCGTCGTAGAACTTTGTTGCGGCACTGGCGCGGTGGCAGCGGTACTGGCCGCAAGCCTAAACAACGTCGAATTGTACGCCGCAGATATCGACCCGGCTGCGGTCCGGTGTGCCCGTCGCAACATCGACGCCAATGGTCACGTATTCGAAGGTGACCTCTACGACCCATTGCCCGCCACATTGCAAGGCCGTGTCAACGTACTGATCGCAAACGCCCCCTATGTTCCCACCGAGGCGATTGAATTGATGCCTCCGGAGGCGCGCATTTATGAGGCACGAGTAGCTCTCGACGGAGGCACAGACGGACTTGACATCCAACGACGTGTAGCCGCCGCCGCACCACTCTGGCTGGCACCGGGCGGTCACTTGCTGGTCGAAACCAGTGAGCGGCAAGCACCGCTAACTCTCGAAATCTTCGCTACCAACGGTCTCATCCCGCAAGTGATCACCTCCGATGAACTGGACGCAACCGTCGTCATCGGAACCAAACCGCCCTGTGACACTCCCACCAACTAG
- a CDS encoding protein adenylyltransferase SelO has protein sequence MGQESIKTGWNFDNSYARLPQTFFTSHNPTPVRAPKLVILNHPLATSLGLDIQALQSEDGVAVFAGDRVPEGSAPLAQAYAGHQFGHFTKLGDGRALLISEQITPAGERFDIQLKGGGWTPYSRGGDGRAALGPMLREYIISEAMHALGIPTTRSLAVVATGEKVIRETYLPGAVLTRVASSHLRVGTFQYAAKWGTVEELRTLADYAVQRHYPEAADAENRYLALLQAVIKRQAALIAKWQLVGFIHGVMNTDNMTISGETIDYGPCAFMDAYDPATVFSSIDVQGRYAYGNQPYIGGWNLARFAETLLPLLHDEEEQAIQIAQAAIAEYNELYQRNWFAGMRAKLGLFTEEKEDESLFENLLSMMQTHRADYTNTFRALTFGTLEDTALFGTPEFTQWHEQWQARLDRQQESKADSQELMRNSNPAVIPRNHRVEAALASASEHGDYSVMEKLLAVLATPFAHTPEQADYTELPAPSDRPYRTFCGT, from the coding sequence ATGGGTCAAGAAAGTATAAAAACAGGATGGAACTTTGACAACAGCTATGCACGACTTCCGCAAACCTTTTTTACCAGCCACAACCCAACCCCTGTACGCGCGCCAAAGTTGGTCATTCTCAATCATCCATTGGCAACATCTCTGGGTTTAGACATACAGGCTCTGCAAAGCGAAGATGGGGTCGCCGTGTTCGCCGGCGACCGAGTTCCCGAAGGTTCCGCACCACTTGCGCAAGCGTATGCGGGGCATCAATTCGGTCATTTTACGAAGTTAGGGGACGGCAGGGCTCTGCTGATCAGCGAACAGATCACGCCTGCAGGTGAGCGGTTTGACATCCAGCTCAAAGGTGGCGGATGGACGCCCTACTCGCGTGGAGGTGACGGTCGAGCGGCACTTGGGCCGATGTTGCGCGAATACATCATCAGCGAAGCCATGCATGCGCTTGGCATTCCGACCACCCGCAGTCTCGCAGTAGTAGCAACTGGTGAGAAAGTCATCCGCGAAACCTACCTGCCCGGTGCCGTTCTGACCCGTGTTGCTTCGAGCCATCTGCGTGTCGGAACCTTCCAATACGCTGCCAAATGGGGCACTGTCGAGGAGCTCCGGACCCTTGCGGATTATGCTGTTCAACGTCACTATCCGGAAGCCGCAGATGCTGAGAACCGCTATCTCGCCTTGCTTCAAGCCGTCATCAAGCGTCAAGCCGCACTGATTGCGAAGTGGCAACTGGTTGGCTTTATCCACGGCGTGATGAACACCGACAACATGACCATCAGTGGGGAAACCATCGATTACGGTCCGTGCGCCTTCATGGATGCCTATGACCCGGCGACGGTCTTCAGTTCCATCGACGTGCAAGGCCGCTATGCGTATGGCAATCAGCCGTATATCGGCGGGTGGAATCTGGCGCGTTTTGCGGAGACTCTCTTGCCGTTACTGCATGACGAGGAGGAGCAAGCGATCCAAATCGCCCAGGCTGCGATTGCCGAGTACAATGAGTTGTATCAACGGAATTGGTTTGCGGGAATGCGCGCCAAACTGGGGCTCTTTACCGAAGAGAAAGAGGATGAGTCCCTTTTTGAAAACCTGCTCAGCATGATGCAGACGCACCGTGCGGACTATACCAATACCTTCCGTGCCTTAACGTTTGGTACGCTGGAGGACACCGCCCTTTTTGGAACCCCGGAATTTACGCAGTGGCATGAGCAATGGCAGGCGCGACTCGACAGACAGCAGGAATCGAAAGCCGATTCCCAAGAGTTGATGCGCAACAGCAACCCTGCGGTCATCCCACGCAACCACCGAGTCGAAGCGGCTCTTGCAAGCGCCTCGGAACACGGAGACTACAGCGTGATGGAAAAACTTCTTGCTGTTCTCGCAACCCCCTTCGCGCACACCCCCGAACAGGCGGATTACACCGAACTGCCTGCGCCGTCAGACCGTCCGTACCGAACATTTTGCGGGACTTAA
- a CDS encoding DNA/RNA non-specific endonuclease — protein sequence MEYPSSHPLQALRLADSYNLRYSAHQFIAGADAMRGLAKRYSDSAQNLLHYWKGQAAQNFSHVHEQMAVDLQKLADALERTGSELQTLASRNDHIQELKRQAQQVEWQLEYLDSSDPHYGSQASSIRQRAHDLYYAAEMEARVAEERAVSAFREIESVTNSLFVTAVHFHQPVNSALKERHWWEKAMDFLSGAVYSVAASESWGLLELAVDDDADLRSDEYVEGKIFGDYLSTGLGVVTAIDGLLVAAGGAVGGALFSWTGVGLVAGAGISVVGVAESAYGAGVAVKGYTNLQNDKAMMEARRSESKPSSTGDSTPKPSKPSEETFEDVPFDESGNLKPNIQYRAGEYDYFYETDELGRLSKFEAGDLQLTKRENRLDHNPNTPGKKEGDHAGHLAGDRFGGSPELDNLVSQSSSVNLSQYKRLENQWANAIKDGKQVKVNVLVEYTEDNVRPSRFKVQYEIDGDYFEKMIIN from the coding sequence GTGGAGTATCCATCATCACACCCTTTGCAAGCGCTTCGTCTAGCGGATTCATACAACCTTCGATATTCAGCACACCAATTTATTGCAGGCGCTGATGCAATGAGAGGGCTGGCAAAACGGTATAGCGATTCAGCGCAGAATCTTTTACACTATTGGAAAGGACAGGCTGCTCAAAATTTCAGCCACGTCCATGAACAGATGGCGGTGGATTTGCAAAAATTGGCGGATGCTTTGGAGCGAACGGGAAGTGAACTCCAAACACTAGCCAGCCGGAACGACCATATTCAAGAGTTGAAGAGGCAGGCTCAGCAGGTTGAATGGCAGTTGGAGTATCTCGATTCTTCAGACCCACACTATGGGAGTCAAGCTTCCAGCATACGCCAGCGCGCGCATGACCTTTATTATGCGGCTGAGATGGAAGCCCGTGTGGCGGAAGAGAGAGCAGTGAGTGCATTTCGAGAGATTGAGTCAGTCACGAACTCACTCTTCGTAACGGCTGTTCACTTTCACCAACCAGTCAATTCTGCACTGAAGGAACGTCATTGGTGGGAAAAAGCGATGGACTTCCTGAGCGGTGCTGTATACTCAGTCGCGGCCTCGGAATCGTGGGGGTTGTTGGAGCTCGCAGTCGATGATGATGCCGATCTCCGAAGTGATGAGTATGTAGAAGGCAAGATCTTCGGGGACTATCTTTCAACGGGGCTCGGAGTAGTAACGGCAATAGATGGTTTACTCGTGGCGGCTGGAGGAGCGGTTGGTGGTGCTCTTTTTTCTTGGACAGGCGTAGGTCTTGTCGCTGGAGCCGGAATTTCAGTAGTCGGTGTCGCGGAGTCTGCCTATGGTGCCGGAGTGGCTGTAAAAGGGTACACGAACCTTCAAAATGACAAAGCGATGATGGAGGCTCGTAGGTCTGAATCGAAGCCTTCTTCGACCGGAGATTCGACACCAAAACCAAGCAAGCCAAGTGAGGAAACCTTTGAAGATGTGCCATTTGATGAAAGTGGTAATTTAAAACCGAATATCCAATATCGAGCAGGGGAATATGATTATTTTTATGAGACTGATGAATTGGGAAGGCTCAGTAAGTTTGAGGCTGGCGACTTACAGTTGACCAAAAGAGAAAACCGGCTTGATCATAACCCCAATACACCAGGGAAAAAAGAGGGGGATCATGCAGGACATCTTGCCGGGGATCGATTTGGTGGTTCGCCAGAGTTGGATAATTTAGTTTCTCAATCTAGCAGTGTTAATTTAAGCCAATACAAAAGATTAGAAAATCAGTGGGCAAACGCGATAAAAGATGGGAAACAGGTGAAAGTTAACGTGCTGGTAGAATATACAGAAGATAATGTGAGGCCATCTAGGTTTAAAGTGCAATATGAGATAGATGGGGATTATTTTGAAAAAATGATCATCAATTAG
- a CDS encoding DUF600 domain-containing protein produces the protein MQKIFEDTFSELQADMVSICLEYVRDRADKIYIYCSHEEGMISSNFFYCINGQIVKKNKLNDALTQNANFAYDTSVERQRGVVRVINDNILGLINLCKKYSREMPTEMKLVYDVEKNKLVAEYKYDLVYTPDPDKTADDIVSEWFEQVRADNGK, from the coding sequence ATGCAGAAAATTTTCGAGGATACTTTCAGTGAATTACAGGCGGATATGGTTTCGATCTGCTTGGAATACGTTCGTGACCGAGCAGATAAAATTTATATTTATTGCTCGCACGAAGAAGGGATGATTTCGAGTAACTTCTTCTATTGTATTAATGGGCAAATCGTTAAGAAGAATAAGCTTAATGATGCCCTGACTCAAAACGCAAACTTTGCATATGACACATCCGTAGAAAGGCAACGTGGCGTTGTGAGGGTGATCAATGATAATATCTTAGGTTTGATAAATTTGTGCAAGAAATACAGTCGTGAGATGCCAACGGAAATGAAGCTTGTGTATGATGTAGAAAAAAATAAACTGGTGGCAGAGTACAAGTATGATTTAGTTTATACTCCCGACCCTGACAAAACTGCAGACGACATTGTTTCAGAGTGGTTTGAGCAGGTTCGCGCGGACAATGGGAAGTAA
- the ablA gene encoding lysine 2,3-aminomutase has translation MNSKGIVRTHPVVNKRHYRDIPLWKDVTDDEWNDWMWQLTHTINTLEQLEQVIPLTEEERVGIAHVNDSIPLRITPYYAMMMDPDDPNCPIRLQAVPISHEIERTPWDMADPLHEDEDSPAPGLTHRYPDRVLFLITNQCSMYCRHCTRRRFSGQVGHSVPKQQLDKAIEYIRNTPKIRDVLLSGGDGLLVNDRTLEYIISELRAIPHVEIIRIGTRAPVVFPQRITDDLVQMLRKYHPVWINTHFNHPAEFTSEAIEACEKIVDAGIPLGNQSVLMRGVNDCVHVMKDLLHRCVRHRVRPYYIYQCDLSEGIQHFRTTVAKGLEIMEQLRGHTSGYAVPTYVVDAPGGGGKIPVMPNYVISQGHAKIVLRNFEGVISTYHEPTYEDSGCPPTCTHDHHGSQEEEIGIAALLNDRQLALEPIGLKRGERRG, from the coding sequence ATGAACAGCAAAGGTATCGTACGAACCCATCCTGTTGTGAACAAACGGCATTATCGTGACATCCCCCTATGGAAAGACGTGACTGACGACGAGTGGAACGATTGGATGTGGCAACTTACCCATACGATCAATACCTTGGAACAGTTGGAACAGGTGATTCCCCTGACTGAAGAAGAACGAGTCGGGATCGCGCACGTCAATGATTCCATCCCCCTACGCATCACCCCCTACTATGCGATGATGATGGACCCGGACGATCCGAATTGTCCGATTCGTCTCCAAGCGGTTCCAATCTCCCACGAGATTGAACGAACGCCTTGGGACATGGCAGACCCCTTGCATGAAGATGAGGATTCTCCAGCTCCCGGTCTGACCCATCGCTACCCCGATCGAGTTCTCTTTTTGATCACCAACCAATGCTCCATGTATTGCAGACACTGTACACGTCGCCGATTCTCCGGGCAAGTCGGGCATTCGGTGCCGAAGCAACAGCTCGACAAAGCAATTGAATATATTCGCAATACACCGAAGATTCGGGATGTTTTGCTCTCCGGTGGGGACGGTCTGCTGGTAAACGACCGCACGTTGGAATACATCATCTCGGAACTGCGAGCCATCCCGCATGTGGAAATCATTCGGATCGGCACACGAGCCCCCGTCGTTTTCCCGCAGCGAATCACCGACGACCTCGTGCAGATGTTGCGGAAGTACCATCCGGTCTGGATCAACACGCATTTCAATCATCCTGCCGAATTCACATCCGAGGCGATTGAAGCGTGTGAAAAAATCGTAGATGCCGGCATACCGCTTGGAAACCAATCGGTGCTGATGCGCGGTGTGAACGACTGTGTGCATGTGATGAAAGACTTGCTACATCGTTGTGTTCGACACCGAGTCCGTCCGTACTACATCTACCAATGCGATCTGTCCGAAGGCATTCAGCATTTCCGTACGACCGTCGCCAAAGGTTTAGAAATTATGGAACAGTTGCGCGGACACACGTCCGGGTACGCCGTCCCTACGTATGTTGTCGATGCACCGGGCGGCGGAGGCAAGATTCCGGTCATGCCGAACTACGTCATCTCGCAAGGGCACGCCAAGATCGTGCTCCGCAATTTCGAAGGCGTGATCAGCACGTATCACGAACCGACTTACGAAGACTCCGGATGTCCGCCGACTTGCACACATGATCATCATGGATCGCAAGAGGAGGAGATCGGAATCGCGGCGTTGCTCAATGACCGTCAACTCGCCTTGGAGCCAATCGGCCTGAAAAGGGGGGAACGACGTGGCTAA
- the ablB gene encoding putative beta-lysine N-acetyltransferase: MAKPEKALRQMPLVQEPTVTVDALNQRILIRNFRTDMWPALKRRMHKEMQAQPFQKVVLLSREQEVRFLMQQGFVLEATVDQYWQDGPVYYMSRFLTSERREAAHWVKEDSLLEDVLRTEGHSLPPLSVPFQVRQATARDIPQLAALYRKVFASYPSPLTEPAYLKKSLVVNPFSVIEVNGEIVSAAAAEIDAEYRNAEMTNCATDDAYRGRGLMRHLLRHLEDRLIERNIVNAFSIARARSFGMNAALHQEGYRYGGRLVNNCHICGNFEDMNVWGKVLKKTKGAWS; this comes from the coding sequence GTGGCTAAACCGGAAAAAGCGTTGCGTCAAATGCCGCTCGTCCAAGAGCCGACCGTAACGGTCGATGCCTTGAACCAGCGAATTTTGATCCGAAACTTTCGCACGGACATGTGGCCGGCACTTAAACGTCGGATGCACAAAGAGATGCAAGCACAACCGTTTCAAAAAGTCGTCCTGCTGTCCAGAGAGCAAGAAGTGCGTTTCCTGATGCAGCAAGGATTTGTCTTGGAAGCGACGGTCGATCAGTATTGGCAAGATGGCCCCGTGTATTATATGAGCCGCTTTTTAACGTCTGAAAGAAGGGAGGCGGCTCATTGGGTCAAGGAAGACTCGTTACTCGAAGACGTACTACGGACAGAGGGGCACTCCCTTCCTCCTCTGAGCGTGCCATTTCAAGTTCGCCAAGCGACGGCACGCGATATTCCTCAACTGGCAGCCCTCTATCGGAAGGTCTTTGCCAGTTATCCAAGCCCTTTGACCGAACCGGCTTACTTGAAAAAGTCGCTGGTGGTCAATCCGTTTTCTGTGATCGAAGTGAACGGCGAGATCGTGTCGGCAGCCGCTGCTGAAATCGACGCGGAGTACCGCAACGCCGAGATGACGAATTGCGCGACAGATGATGCGTATCGTGGACGGGGTCTGATGCGCCACCTCTTGCGCCATTTGGAAGATCGTTTGATCGAGCGCAACATCGTGAACGCGTTCAGCATCGCACGGGCCCGTTCCTTCGGAATGAATGCAGCTCTGCACCAAGAGGGCTATCGATACGGCGGTCGTCTCGTCAACAATTGTCACATCTGTGGCAACTTTGAAGACATGAACGTATGGGGCAAAGTTCTCAAGAAAACAAAGGGGGCTTGGTCATGA
- a CDS encoding ABC transporter substrate-binding protein produces the protein MKTWGMGSFGAALLLTLVVSGCGTKDTATSATAEQADEKPVFHYAMSGLYKPFNFKENGNLQGFDVEIGQALADKMGMKPEPVTNPWETLIQGLQAKKYDAILGSMTITKEREKAVDFTDPYYRSGAQIFVRSDSNDVQTPTDLQGKRIGVVKASTYKTLAEQYSDHVSTYDSDLTALMDLPTKRLDVVITDQMVGFRGIKEGVLKIKPVGEPLTHDDQGIAVRKGDQELRDKLNKALQEIEKDGTYEKISQKWFGRNILGQSDTQH, from the coding sequence ATGAAGACTTGGGGGATGGGATCGTTTGGCGCTGCACTTTTGTTGACACTTGTCGTCAGCGGGTGCGGCACCAAAGACACGGCGACCTCCGCCACTGCGGAGCAAGCGGATGAAAAACCGGTGTTTCACTATGCGATGAGCGGGTTGTACAAACCGTTTAATTTCAAAGAAAATGGCAACTTGCAAGGGTTTGACGTCGAGATCGGGCAAGCGCTGGCGGATAAGATGGGCATGAAGCCGGAGCCGGTGACCAACCCCTGGGAAACGTTGATTCAAGGCTTGCAGGCCAAAAAATACGACGCGATCCTCGGCAGTATGACCATCACCAAGGAACGGGAAAAAGCGGTGGACTTCACCGACCCGTATTACCGTTCGGGTGCGCAGATTTTCGTGCGATCCGACAGCAACGATGTACAAACTCCGACCGACCTCCAAGGCAAGCGCATCGGGGTGGTCAAGGCGAGTACGTACAAAACTTTGGCCGAACAGTACAGCGATCACGTGTCCACGTACGACAGCGACCTGACAGCTTTGATGGACTTGCCAACGAAACGATTGGATGTGGTCATCACCGATCAAATGGTTGGTTTCCGCGGGATCAAGGAAGGCGTGTTGAAAATCAAGCCGGTGGGGGAACCGTTGACTCATGATGACCAAGGGATCGCCGTTCGAAAAGGGGACCAAGAACTGCGAGACAAACTGAACAAGGCCCTTCAGGAAATCGAGAAGGACGGGACCTACGAGAAAATAAGCCAGAAATGGTTCGGCCGCAACATCCTCGGCCAAAGCGATACCCAGCACTAA
- a CDS encoding amino acid ABC transporter permease, producing MFEILQSSSGLFLQAMLLTLRLTAMSLLIGCVIGLLFAFFRLSSLRVLQVLANVYIAVIRGTPLIVQIAILYFGISSLIVLSPFWAGVWALGIHSGAYIAEIFRGSIQSIDRGQMEAARSLGMNTPLAMRRIVLPQAFRRALPSLGNQFIIGLKDSSLVAYVGMSDLWGTALSEAASNFRQLDTYMAVGLYYLVLVLAISYLVHRMERKLDVRGGSVS from the coding sequence TTGTTTGAAATCTTGCAATCATCGTCCGGTTTGTTTTTGCAAGCGATGTTGCTCACGTTGCGCTTGACTGCCATGTCGCTTTTGATCGGATGTGTGATCGGTCTTTTGTTTGCTTTTTTCCGACTTTCTTCTCTGCGCGTGCTGCAAGTTCTCGCCAATGTCTACATTGCGGTGATTCGGGGAACACCGCTGATTGTCCAGATTGCGATCCTGTATTTTGGGATTTCGTCGTTGATTGTCCTCTCCCCGTTTTGGGCAGGAGTATGGGCGCTGGGGATTCACAGCGGTGCGTACATCGCTGAAATTTTTCGCGGTTCGATTCAGTCGATTGATCGCGGACAAATGGAAGCGGCTCGCTCTCTGGGGATGAATACTCCGTTGGCGATGCGTCGCATCGTCTTGCCACAAGCGTTTCGCCGGGCACTTCCGTCTCTTGGTAACCAGTTTATTATCGGGCTCAAGGATTCATCGTTGGTGGCCTACGTCGGTATGTCCGACTTGTGGGGGACTGCGCTGAGCGAAGCAGCTTCGAACTTCAGGCAATTGGATACGTATATGGCGGTCGGTTTGTATTATCTGGTGCTTGTGCTGGCAATCTCCTACTTGGTCCATCGGATGGAACGAAAATTGGATGTACGAGGGGGAAGCGTGTCATGA
- a CDS encoding amino acid ABC transporter ATP-binding protein — protein sequence MIRVRNLHKKFGDVNVLRGIDLHVKKNEVVVLIGPSGSGKSTLLRCLNFLEEVQEGEIWLNDGLVNPRKDNLNEVRQHLGMVFQQFHLFPHKTALENIMEAPVYVKKQARQEAEQWARELLDQVGLSDKANAYPSQLSGGQKQRVAIARALAMKPDALLFDEPTSALDPELVNEVLQVMKELADQGMTMIVVTHEMGFAREVADKVVVMDHGRLVEQGTPEQVFNSPRKERTKKFLQQVL from the coding sequence ATGATCCGGGTGCGTAATTTGCATAAGAAATTCGGGGACGTGAACGTATTGCGCGGGATCGACCTGCATGTCAAAAAAAATGAAGTGGTGGTCTTGATCGGACCCTCCGGCTCTGGAAAAAGCACGCTGTTGCGTTGCTTGAATTTTTTAGAAGAGGTGCAAGAGGGGGAAATCTGGTTAAACGATGGACTTGTGAACCCTCGCAAAGACAATTTGAATGAGGTCAGGCAACATCTGGGCATGGTCTTCCAACAGTTCCACTTGTTCCCGCACAAAACGGCACTGGAGAACATTATGGAAGCTCCTGTATATGTCAAAAAACAAGCGCGGCAAGAGGCGGAGCAATGGGCCCGCGAATTGCTTGATCAGGTCGGGTTGTCCGACAAAGCGAACGCCTATCCGAGTCAATTGTCCGGAGGGCAGAAGCAGCGCGTGGCGATTGCCCGCGCACTTGCGATGAAGCCCGATGCTCTGTTGTTCGATGAGCCAACCTCTGCGCTCGACCCCGAGTTGGTGAACGAAGTTTTGCAAGTGATGAAAGAGTTAGCCGATCAAGGCATGACGATGATCGTCGTGACACATGAAATGGGGTTCGCCCGTGAAGTGGCCGACAAAGTGGTGGTGATGGACCATGGTCGTCTCGTCGAACAAGGCACGCCCGAACAGGTATTCAACTCGCCGCGGAAGGAGCGGACGAAAAAGTTTTTGCAACAAGTCCTGTAG